One genomic window of Arthrobacter caoxuetaonis includes the following:
- a CDS encoding phosphomannomutase/phosphoglucomutase, which yields MTTAFDLSESFKAYDVRGIVGETITPQIVKAVGAAFVDVLELAGETIVVGGDMRQSSPEFIKDFAAGATARGGYVLVVDLISTDELYYACGSLNAAGVTFTASHNPAQYNGIKMAKAGAVPISSETGLKEIQKAAERYLDDGVIPSVEKPGLISVRDVLGDYAAYLRELVDLRGIRPLKVVVDAGNGMAGLTTPAVLGDSLLPGLPLDIIPLYFELDGSFPNHPANPLEPENLRDLQAAVVEHGADLGLAFDGDADRCFVIDELGAPVSPSAITALVARREIARAQAAGEEVPVIIHNLITSRAVPELVEASGGRAVRTRVGHSFIKALMASEGAVFGGEHSAHYYFRDFYNADTGMLAAMHVLAALGEQELPLSDLAREYEPYFSSGEINSKLDDVQAAVDRVRAEFERPGVTVDSLDGLTFTSDDGQWWFNLRASNTEPFLRLNAEAEDLSTMEQVRDRVLELVRK from the coding sequence GTGACTACTGCATTCGATCTTTCCGAGTCCTTCAAGGCCTACGACGTCCGGGGCATCGTGGGCGAGACCATTACTCCGCAGATCGTGAAGGCCGTCGGCGCCGCATTCGTCGATGTGCTTGAGCTCGCCGGCGAAACCATCGTGGTCGGCGGCGACATGCGCCAGTCCTCCCCCGAATTCATCAAGGACTTCGCTGCGGGGGCCACTGCCCGCGGCGGATACGTCCTGGTGGTGGACCTGATCTCCACCGACGAGCTCTACTACGCCTGCGGCTCCCTGAACGCTGCCGGTGTCACCTTCACCGCCAGCCACAACCCGGCCCAGTACAACGGCATCAAGATGGCCAAGGCCGGAGCAGTCCCCATCTCCTCCGAGACCGGGCTGAAGGAAATCCAGAAGGCTGCGGAACGGTACCTGGACGACGGCGTGATCCCGTCCGTGGAGAAGCCCGGGCTGATCAGTGTCCGCGATGTGCTGGGCGACTACGCCGCCTACCTGCGCGAACTCGTGGACCTGCGCGGCATCCGCCCGCTGAAGGTAGTAGTCGATGCCGGCAACGGCATGGCCGGGCTCACCACCCCCGCCGTGCTGGGCGATTCCCTGCTGCCCGGGCTGCCCCTGGACATCATCCCCCTCTATTTCGAACTGGACGGCTCGTTCCCCAACCACCCGGCGAACCCGCTGGAACCGGAGAACCTGCGCGACCTGCAGGCCGCCGTCGTCGAACACGGAGCAGACCTGGGCCTGGCCTTCGACGGCGATGCCGACCGCTGCTTCGTCATCGACGAACTGGGCGCACCGGTGAGCCCCTCGGCGATCACCGCACTGGTGGCGCGGCGCGAAATTGCCCGAGCCCAGGCAGCCGGTGAAGAGGTCCCCGTCATCATCCACAACCTGATCACTTCCCGTGCCGTACCCGAACTGGTCGAAGCTTCCGGCGGCCGTGCCGTCCGCACCCGGGTTGGCCACTCCTTCATCAAGGCGCTCATGGCCTCCGAGGGCGCGGTCTTCGGCGGGGAACACTCCGCGCACTACTACTTCCGCGATTTCTACAACGCCGACACCGGCATGCTTGCGGCCATGCATGTCCTGGCCGCCCTGGGCGAGCAGGAACTTCCGCTCTCGGACCTCGCCCGCGAGTACGAACCGTATTTCTCCTCCGGCGAGATCAACTCCAAGCTCGACGACGTGCAGGCGGCCGTAGACCGCGTCCGTGCCGAATTCGAGCGGCCGGGCGTCACCGTTGACTCCCTCGACGGATTGACTTTCACCTCGGATGACGGACAGTGGTGGTTCAACCTCCGCGCGTCCAACACAGAACCCTTCCTCCGGCTCAACGCCGAGGCAGAGGACCTCTCCACCATGGAACAGGTCCGCGACCGTGTCCTTGAACTAGTTAGGAAATGA
- a CDS encoding RecQ family ATP-dependent DNA helicase: MEPVSVPPVQPVQLSASSEAFGPEDAQALRAEATALLRALVGREDAQFHEGQYEAIEALVRGGRRALVVQRTGWGKSAVYFVASLLLRSRGAGPTLIVSPLLALMRDQVAAAARAGVRAAAINSANQLEWQDISARLEADDVDVLLVSPERLNNPGFRENHLPELVRRSGLLVIDEAHCISDWGHDFRPDYRRIRHLIERLPASVPVLATTATANSRVVKDVEEQLAAGGEDVFTIRGALARESLRLGVLRLPSPRSRLAWLLTHIGELPGSGIIYALTVSAAEDTARLLQKAGHRVLAYTGRTDPADREQAEAALKNNEVKALVATSALGMGFDKPDLGFVVHLGAPSSPVAYYQQVGRAGRGTPNADVLLLPGSEDRDIWEYFATSSMPAEGPANAVLRELADGSVLSTGALETLVNLKRSPLELLLKVLAVDGAVERVTGGWRGTGQPWTYDRERYERIAAARVKEQQAMLDYENTSGCRMEFLSRQLDDPAAAPCGRCDNCAGRWYPDDIASEATDSASQELSRVGVDIDPRGMYPTGMDRLGVPVKGKIKPDAAVSTGRALARLTDLGWGGRLREIFAPGSPDAPVDPALLQGCVQVLAQWGWDQRPVAIVSVPSRSRPQQVGSLAQGLSELGRIPYLGALQLPHGGPSGGPGGNSAFRLASVWEQFAVPEGGADWFAANPGPVLLVDDFSDSRWTLTEAGRVLRLAGAESVLPFVLALKA, encoded by the coding sequence ATGGAACCCGTATCCGTGCCGCCCGTCCAGCCCGTCCAGCTGTCAGCATCCTCCGAAGCCTTCGGCCCGGAGGATGCCCAGGCTCTCCGTGCCGAAGCAACTGCCCTGTTGCGGGCGCTGGTGGGCCGGGAGGATGCGCAGTTCCACGAAGGCCAGTACGAAGCCATAGAGGCCCTTGTCCGCGGAGGGCGGAGGGCCCTAGTGGTCCAGCGGACCGGCTGGGGAAAGTCCGCCGTGTATTTCGTGGCAAGCCTGCTGCTCCGCTCCCGGGGCGCCGGTCCCACGCTGATTGTCTCGCCGCTGCTGGCGCTGATGCGGGACCAGGTTGCCGCTGCGGCACGCGCCGGCGTGCGGGCCGCGGCCATCAATTCGGCGAACCAGCTCGAATGGCAGGACATCTCCGCCCGGCTGGAAGCTGACGACGTCGACGTCCTCCTGGTCTCACCGGAGCGGCTGAACAATCCCGGCTTCCGGGAGAACCATCTTCCGGAACTTGTCCGCCGCTCGGGACTGCTCGTGATCGACGAGGCACACTGTATCTCCGACTGGGGGCACGACTTCCGGCCCGACTACCGCCGGATCCGCCACCTGATCGAACGGCTTCCGGCAAGCGTTCCCGTCCTGGCCACCACGGCCACCGCCAACTCCCGCGTGGTGAAGGACGTCGAAGAGCAGCTGGCCGCCGGCGGGGAAGACGTCTTCACCATCCGCGGAGCCCTGGCCCGTGAATCCCTGCGGCTGGGGGTGCTGCGGCTGCCCAGCCCGCGCAGCCGGCTCGCCTGGCTGCTCACCCACATCGGTGAGCTGCCCGGGAGCGGGATCATCTATGCCCTGACGGTTTCTGCCGCGGAGGACACCGCACGCCTGCTGCAAAAGGCCGGGCACCGCGTCCTGGCCTACACCGGCCGGACCGATCCTGCGGACCGCGAGCAGGCCGAGGCTGCCCTGAAGAACAACGAGGTCAAGGCCCTGGTGGCGACAAGCGCGCTCGGCATGGGCTTCGACAAGCCGGACCTCGGATTCGTGGTCCACCTGGGGGCGCCGTCGTCGCCCGTGGCGTACTACCAGCAGGTGGGTCGTGCAGGCCGCGGGACCCCGAACGCCGACGTGCTGCTGCTGCCCGGAAGCGAGGACCGCGACATCTGGGAATACTTCGCCACGTCGTCCATGCCCGCGGAGGGCCCGGCTAACGCCGTGCTGCGGGAACTGGCCGACGGGTCCGTGCTTTCGACCGGGGCGCTGGAAACCCTGGTGAACCTGAAACGATCGCCGCTGGAACTGCTGCTGAAAGTCCTTGCCGTGGACGGTGCCGTGGAACGCGTTACCGGCGGGTGGCGCGGGACCGGGCAGCCCTGGACGTACGACCGTGAACGCTACGAGCGGATCGCTGCCGCCCGCGTCAAGGAACAGCAGGCCATGCTGGACTACGAGAACACCAGCGGCTGCCGGATGGAGTTCCTGTCCCGCCAGCTGGACGATCCCGCGGCGGCTCCCTGCGGGCGCTGCGACAACTGTGCCGGCCGCTGGTACCCGGACGACATCGCCTCCGAGGCGACGGACAGCGCCAGCCAGGAACTCAGCCGCGTGGGCGTGGACATCGACCCGCGGGGCATGTACCCCACCGGAATGGACCGGCTCGGCGTGCCGGTCAAGGGCAAGATCAAGCCCGACGCCGCCGTCTCCACCGGGCGGGCGCTGGCCCGCCTGACGGACCTGGGCTGGGGCGGACGGCTGCGGGAAATCTTTGCTCCTGGTTCGCCCGACGCTCCGGTTGACCCGGCGCTGCTGCAGGGCTGCGTGCAGGTTCTGGCCCAGTGGGGCTGGGACCAGCGTCCGGTAGCCATCGTGTCAGTCCCCAGCAGGTCCCGTCCGCAGCAGGTCGGTTCCCTGGCCCAGGGGCTCTCGGAACTGGGACGGATCCCTTACCTCGGTGCCCTGCAGCTGCCCCACGGCGGACCTTCCGGCGGTCCCGGAGGAAACAGTGCCTTCCGGTTGGCATCGGTCTGGGAGCAGTTCGCTGTGCCCGAGGGCGGTGCGGACTGGTTTGCCGCCAACCCGGGTCCGGTGCTGCTGGTCGATGATTTCTCCGACAGCCGCTGGACGCTCACTGAGGCCGGGCGCGTGCTGCGGCTGGCCGGGGCGGAATCCGTGCTGCCTTTTGTGCTGGCGCTGAAGGCATAG
- a CDS encoding FadR/GntR family transcriptional regulator encodes MAVTDEAITKIKDMLISGELKAGDRLPPEKDLSERLGLSRSSLREAVKALELIRVLDVRRGDGTYVTSLEPSILMETMSFVVDLHQENSAAQLLEVRRILEPGSASLAARRISPEAAADLRDCVAVVGENSSEEELVAHDLAFHARIAKASGNSYLQSLLDGLAGSTMRSRIWNELTLDKAVAATLAEHAAIARAISTGDPDLARALMTVHVSGVELRLSQAA; translated from the coding sequence ATGGCAGTAACGGACGAAGCGATCACCAAGATCAAGGACATGCTCATCTCAGGTGAGCTGAAGGCCGGTGACCGGCTTCCTCCGGAAAAGGACCTCAGCGAGCGGCTCGGACTCTCACGCAGCTCCCTGCGAGAGGCAGTGAAAGCGCTGGAGCTGATCCGTGTCCTGGACGTCAGGCGCGGGGACGGGACCTACGTGACCAGCCTCGAACCGTCGATCCTCATGGAAACCATGTCCTTCGTGGTGGACCTCCACCAGGAGAATTCGGCGGCCCAGCTCCTGGAAGTCCGCCGGATCCTTGAACCGGGTTCAGCTTCGCTGGCTGCCAGGCGCATCAGCCCGGAAGCCGCCGCGGATCTCCGGGACTGTGTGGCAGTCGTCGGCGAGAACTCCTCCGAGGAGGAACTGGTCGCCCACGATTTGGCTTTCCACGCGCGGATCGCCAAGGCTTCTGGCAACTCGTACCTGCAGAGCCTCCTCGACGGCCTGGCAGGGAGCACAATGCGCTCCCGGATCTGGAACGAGTTGACGCTGGACAAGGCGGTGGCGGCCACGCTGGCCGAACACGCGGCCATAGCCCGGGCCATCAGCACCGGCGACCCGGACTTGGCACGCGCCCTAATGACCGTGCACGTCAGCGGGGTTGAATTACGCCTCTCGCAGGCCGCCTGA
- a CDS encoding crotonase/enoyl-CoA hydratase family protein: MTFDSALLSLNVELKGPVAEVRLIGPSKGNAMGPDFWTELPRVFEALGADDEVRAILLYGSGGTFSYGLDLPAMQPVFAPLLESRGTDARLRSSFRRQIQELQDAVSSVARCGKPVIAAVEGWCIGGGVDVISAADIRIASPGATFSIREVRVGIVADLGSLQRLPAIIGAGATRHLALTGEDFTAQRAHELGLVTELADDVVARGRELAARIAANPPLVVQGVKRVLDQGAEQAVQTGLDYVQVWNTAFLPSRDFAEATRAFAERRPAVFTGD, from the coding sequence ATGACATTCGATTCCGCCCTGCTTTCCCTGAACGTCGAGCTCAAAGGACCGGTTGCCGAGGTCCGGCTCATCGGCCCGTCCAAGGGAAATGCCATGGGTCCGGACTTCTGGACCGAACTGCCGCGGGTGTTCGAAGCCCTCGGCGCTGACGATGAGGTCCGCGCCATCCTGCTCTACGGATCCGGCGGAACCTTCAGCTACGGACTGGACCTGCCTGCCATGCAGCCCGTCTTCGCTCCGCTGCTGGAATCCCGGGGAACGGATGCTCGCCTGCGCAGCAGCTTCCGCCGCCAGATCCAGGAACTGCAGGACGCGGTTAGCTCCGTGGCCCGCTGCGGCAAACCCGTTATCGCCGCCGTCGAGGGATGGTGCATTGGCGGCGGTGTGGACGTGATCTCGGCCGCGGATATCCGGATTGCATCGCCCGGTGCCACCTTCAGCATCCGCGAGGTGCGGGTGGGAATCGTGGCGGATCTCGGCTCCCTCCAGCGGCTGCCCGCGATCATCGGCGCCGGCGCCACCCGGCACCTCGCCCTGACCGGTGAAGACTTCACGGCCCAGCGCGCCCATGAACTGGGCCTTGTCACGGAACTGGCTGACGACGTCGTTGCCCGCGGGCGGGAGCTCGCGGCCCGGATCGCAGCGAATCCTCCACTGGTGGTCCAGGGCGTGAAGCGGGTTCTGGACCAGGGTGCGGAGCAAGCTGTCCAAACGGGCCTGGACTACGTGCAGGTCTGGAATACCGCGTTCCTGCCCAGCCGGGACTTCGCAGAAGCCACCCGCGCCTTCGCCGAGCGCCGTCCCGCAGTCTTCACCGGGGACTAG
- a CDS encoding GNAT family N-acetyltransferase, with amino-acid sequence MLPAPTARLRFREMTPVDLELMSGLLGDPEVMTYYPAPKTRDEAARWIQWNQDNYAAYGHGLWIVETHDGEFVGDCGLTWQKVNGRPELEVGYHTRTFLQGRGYATEAATACKDLARDDLQAETLVAIIHPQNTASRRVAEKLGMLPIDEDYGGNIPVRTVMGMSLRR; translated from the coding sequence ATGCTCCCCGCTCCCACCGCCAGGCTGCGCTTTCGCGAAATGACGCCGGTTGACCTCGAACTCATGAGCGGCCTGTTGGGGGATCCCGAGGTGATGACCTACTACCCCGCTCCCAAAACCAGGGATGAAGCAGCCCGCTGGATCCAGTGGAACCAGGACAACTACGCCGCCTACGGGCATGGGCTGTGGATCGTGGAAACGCACGACGGCGAGTTCGTGGGGGATTGCGGCCTCACCTGGCAGAAGGTCAACGGGCGCCCTGAGCTGGAAGTCGGCTACCACACGCGCACGTTCCTGCAGGGCCGCGGCTACGCCACCGAAGCAGCCACCGCCTGCAAGGACCTCGCCCGTGACGATCTTCAGGCAGAGACGCTGGTCGCCATCATCCATCCGCAGAACACCGCATCGCGGCGGGTCGCCGAGAAGCTCGGCATGCTGCCCATCGACGAAGACTACGGCGGAAACATCCCCGTCCGGACCGTCATGGGAATGTCGCTGCGCCGTTAG
- a CDS encoding aldo/keto reductase, which produces MDMRLLGNSGTVVSNFALGTMTFGNEADERTSHRMMENYLSAGGNFIDTADIYNAGASEEIVGKWLHSNQAARNSMLLATKGRFPTGDGLNDAGNSRRHLRRALEGSLRRLGVEHVDLYQLHSWDPLTPLEESLAFLDDAVSSGLISYYGFSNFTGWQLTKAVWMAKLHNWQPPVTLQPQYNLLEREIESEIIPAALDAGLGLLPWSPLAGGWLTGKYRRESVPAGNTRVGENPTRQFQEWDLRSSNPRTWHILDALAQMASAHGAEPAQIALAWLAGRPGVTSVILGARTPEQLENNLQATGVELSEAETQRLDALSAPVVGNYPYGPDGVNQRARRVS; this is translated from the coding sequence ATGGATATGCGCCTGCTGGGCAACAGTGGAACCGTTGTCAGCAACTTTGCCCTGGGCACCATGACGTTCGGCAACGAGGCGGACGAGCGGACGTCGCACCGGATGATGGAGAACTACCTCTCCGCAGGCGGCAACTTCATCGACACCGCGGATATCTACAATGCCGGTGCGTCGGAAGAGATTGTGGGCAAGTGGCTGCACTCCAACCAGGCTGCCCGGAACTCCATGCTCCTGGCAACAAAGGGCCGCTTCCCCACCGGAGACGGCCTGAACGACGCGGGCAATTCGCGCCGCCACCTGCGGCGCGCGCTCGAGGGTTCGCTCCGGCGGCTGGGCGTGGAGCATGTTGACCTCTACCAGCTGCATTCCTGGGATCCGCTGACCCCGCTCGAGGAAAGCCTGGCGTTCCTGGACGACGCCGTGTCCTCCGGACTCATCAGCTACTACGGCTTCTCCAACTTCACCGGCTGGCAGCTCACCAAGGCGGTGTGGATGGCCAAGCTGCACAACTGGCAGCCGCCGGTGACCCTGCAGCCGCAGTACAACCTGCTGGAACGGGAGATCGAGTCGGAGATTATCCCCGCAGCGCTCGACGCCGGACTTGGGCTGCTGCCCTGGTCACCGCTGGCAGGCGGCTGGCTCACCGGGAAATACCGCAGGGAGAGCGTCCCTGCGGGCAATACCCGGGTGGGCGAGAACCCGACGCGCCAGTTCCAGGAATGGGATCTGCGCAGCAGCAACCCGCGGACCTGGCACATCCTGGATGCGCTGGCGCAGATGGCGTCCGCGCACGGCGCTGAACCCGCCCAAATCGCGCTTGCCTGGCTGGCCGGGAGACCCGGCGTCACGTCGGTGATCCTCGGCGCGCGAACTCCGGAGCAGCTGGAGAACAACCTGCAGGCCACCGGCGTCGAGCTCTCCGAAGCCGAAACACAGCGGCTCGACGCGCTCAGCGCCCCGGTGGTCGGCAACTACCCCTATGGGCCGGACGGGGTGAACCAGCGCGCGCGCAGGGTCAGCTAA
- a CDS encoding prolyl oligopeptidase family serine peptidase, which translates to MTSASAATPQDTDDEFLWLEDIYGDKQLDWVRARNSETEELLSATDFAGTEERLLEVLDSTDRIPMVVKRGDWYYNFWRDAEHPKGIWRRATWEGYTGTGTQWETLLDLDALSAAEGTEWVWGGARFLRPEDGVSYRRALLVLSPDGGDAARYREYDVVDREFVPGGFDLPVAKTQVSWAGPDALYVATDFGPGSMTASSYPRTVRTVHRGQPLADAGLYFEVPEDHMMGYVHHDQTPGFERDLALDIIDFYDSITYLRRDDDWQRIDVPLDVSVDLHRQWLLMRPRTDWLVGETLHKAGSLLAADLEEFLAGGRELRTLFSPEPSVSLQSWSWTRDYLLLNLLRDVSSEIQVLEPAADWQAAALNACPPLHSVDAYAVDDEDEAAGNDYWLVSTGFTTPSTLSRGTLGPQGTAAEAVKTSPSFFDASDCTVEQHFAVSDDGTRVPYFQVGHKDMVLDGGNPTVLSGYGGFEQALTPAYSGIVGRGWLERSYTDDGGTVRRGVYVLANIRGGGEYGPDWHRAALQRNRHRAYEDFAAVARDLTTRGVTSREHLGCTGRSNGGLLVGNMLTLYPELFGAVSCGVPLLDMRRYTKLSAGASWIAEYGDPDDPEQWEFIKTFSPYHLLREDAPYPPTLIWTATSDDRVGPVQARKMAARMQALGVDRVWFHEALEGGHAGAADNRQSARMHAMSYEFLWEALTGRLS; encoded by the coding sequence ATGACTTCCGCGAGCGCAGCAACGCCCCAGGACACTGACGACGAATTCCTCTGGCTGGAGGATATCTACGGCGACAAGCAGCTGGACTGGGTCCGGGCGAGGAACTCCGAAACCGAGGAACTGCTCTCCGCAACGGACTTTGCCGGCACCGAAGAACGGCTGCTGGAGGTCCTTGATTCGACCGACCGGATTCCCATGGTGGTCAAGCGCGGCGACTGGTACTACAACTTCTGGCGGGACGCGGAGCATCCCAAAGGCATCTGGCGCCGTGCAACGTGGGAGGGCTACACCGGCACCGGTACCCAGTGGGAAACCCTCCTGGACCTCGACGCCCTCAGTGCCGCCGAGGGCACGGAGTGGGTCTGGGGCGGTGCACGTTTCCTGCGCCCGGAGGACGGCGTGTCCTACCGCCGCGCTTTGCTCGTCCTCTCCCCCGACGGCGGCGACGCGGCGCGCTACCGGGAATACGACGTCGTCGACCGGGAGTTCGTCCCCGGGGGCTTCGACCTGCCCGTCGCCAAGACACAGGTCTCCTGGGCCGGACCGGATGCACTGTACGTCGCTACGGACTTCGGCCCGGGGAGCATGACTGCTTCTTCCTATCCGCGGACGGTGCGTACGGTGCACCGCGGCCAGCCGCTCGCGGACGCCGGACTGTACTTCGAGGTCCCTGAGGACCACATGATGGGCTACGTCCACCATGACCAGACCCCGGGGTTCGAGCGGGACCTGGCGCTGGACATCATCGACTTCTATGACAGCATCACCTACCTGCGGCGGGACGATGACTGGCAGCGCATCGACGTTCCGCTGGATGTCTCGGTGGACCTGCACCGCCAGTGGCTGCTCATGCGGCCGCGCACCGACTGGCTGGTCGGCGAAACCCTGCACAAGGCAGGGTCCCTGCTGGCAGCGGACCTGGAGGAGTTCCTCGCGGGCGGACGCGAACTGCGCACACTTTTCAGTCCCGAGCCGTCGGTCTCACTGCAGTCCTGGAGCTGGACGCGGGACTATCTGCTGCTGAACCTGCTGCGGGACGTCTCCTCGGAAATCCAGGTCCTGGAACCGGCCGCGGACTGGCAGGCTGCAGCCCTGAACGCCTGCCCGCCGCTGCATTCGGTGGACGCGTACGCCGTGGATGACGAGGACGAAGCTGCCGGAAACGACTACTGGCTGGTGAGCACGGGCTTCACGACCCCGTCTACCCTGTCCCGCGGAACCCTTGGCCCCCAGGGCACGGCGGCGGAGGCAGTGAAAACCTCCCCGTCGTTCTTCGACGCCTCCGACTGCACCGTGGAGCAGCACTTCGCCGTGTCCGACGACGGCACTCGGGTGCCCTATTTCCAGGTCGGGCACAAGGACATGGTGCTCGACGGCGGCAATCCCACCGTCCTGTCAGGTTACGGCGGGTTCGAGCAGGCCCTGACCCCTGCGTACAGCGGCATTGTGGGCCGCGGCTGGCTTGAGCGCAGCTACACCGACGACGGCGGCACGGTCCGCCGCGGAGTGTATGTCCTGGCGAACATCCGGGGAGGCGGCGAATACGGGCCGGACTGGCACCGTGCTGCGCTGCAGCGCAACCGGCACCGTGCCTATGAGGATTTCGCCGCAGTTGCCCGTGACCTGACCACCCGCGGCGTCACCAGCCGGGAGCACCTCGGCTGCACCGGCCGCAGCAACGGCGGCCTGCTGGTGGGGAACATGCTCACCCTCTACCCGGAGCTTTTCGGGGCGGTGTCCTGCGGGGTGCCGCTGCTGGACATGCGCCGCTACACGAAGCTCTCCGCGGGCGCTTCCTGGATTGCGGAATATGGCGACCCCGATGATCCGGAGCAGTGGGAATTCATCAAGACCTTCTCGCCGTACCACCTGCTGCGCGAAGACGCACCATACCCGCCCACGCTGATCTGGACTGCCACCAGCGACGACCGCGTGGGCCCGGTCCAGGCACGGAAGATGGCCGCCCGGATGCAGGCACTCGGCGTTGACCGGGTCTGGTTCCACGAGGCGCTGGAAGGCGGCCATGCCGGGGCGGCGGACAACCGGCAGTCCGCACGGATGCACGCCATGTCCTATGAGTTCCTGTGGGAAGCGCTGACGGGCCGCCTGTCCTGA
- a CDS encoding trimeric intracellular cation channel family protein has product MTLLILDLAGIFFFAVSGSLLAARRNFDIVGSLLLGSLAGLGGGVARDLIISQGVPQAFTDPLYLLPPVLAALLVFLHVLGVQRYRRALLVFDAAGLALFCVTGTLTALAAGLHPVSSALLGVATAVGGGLLRDVVANEVPQLFNPRGVYAVPAMLGAGLVSLFHVLGVFNPVVGTAVAVLVFTLRVLSLRYGWRIPLAGRTTGAGSLDS; this is encoded by the coding sequence ATGACGTTGCTGATCCTGGACCTCGCCGGAATCTTCTTTTTCGCGGTCTCCGGCTCGCTGCTGGCCGCGCGGCGGAATTTCGACATCGTCGGTTCGCTGCTGCTCGGTTCACTCGCCGGGCTGGGAGGCGGCGTGGCACGGGACCTGATCATCAGCCAGGGAGTGCCGCAGGCCTTCACCGACCCCCTGTATCTGCTGCCGCCGGTTCTGGCAGCCTTGCTGGTCTTCCTGCACGTGCTTGGGGTGCAGCGCTACCGGCGCGCGCTGCTGGTGTTCGACGCCGCCGGGCTGGCCCTGTTCTGCGTCACCGGGACGCTGACTGCCCTCGCCGCGGGGCTGCATCCGGTGTCATCCGCGCTGCTGGGAGTCGCGACGGCGGTGGGCGGCGGGCTGCTGCGCGACGTCGTCGCGAATGAGGTGCCGCAGTTGTTCAATCCCCGCGGTGTCTATGCCGTCCCGGCCATGCTCGGTGCAGGGCTGGTGTCGCTGTTCCACGTGCTGGGCGTCTTCAATCCCGTGGTCGGTACCGCAGTGGCAGTGCTGGTCTTCACGCTCCGTGTCCTGTCACTGCGGTACGGGTGGCGGATTCCGTTGGCCGGGCGGACCACCGGCGCGGGGTCGTTGGACTCCTAG
- a CDS encoding response regulator, whose amino-acid sequence MITVALVDDQHLIRAGLRSLLASDRDLQVVAEASDGRRGVDTVLRTRPDVVLMDLRMPVMNGIEATRLIRAEESLAQTHVLVLTTFDDDRDVLEAVRAGAAGYLMKDAAGTELRDAVRRAASGERLLSPAILDRLLKIVASSPAAPEPDPRLSQLSERELEVLIRVGHGDTNEEIAGTLYISPATSRTYVSRILGKLGARDRTELAVIAYRSGLVR is encoded by the coding sequence ATGATCACCGTCGCCCTCGTTGATGACCAGCACCTGATACGCGCGGGACTGCGGAGCCTGCTGGCAAGCGACCGCGATCTCCAGGTAGTCGCCGAAGCGTCCGACGGGCGCCGCGGGGTGGACACCGTCCTCCGGACCCGGCCCGACGTCGTCCTGATGGATCTCCGGATGCCGGTCATGAACGGGATCGAAGCCACCCGCCTCATCCGGGCAGAGGAAAGCCTTGCGCAAACGCACGTGCTGGTCCTGACCACGTTCGACGACGACCGCGACGTCCTGGAGGCTGTCCGGGCCGGCGCCGCGGGTTACCTGATGAAGGACGCCGCAGGCACGGAACTGCGCGACGCCGTCCGCCGGGCTGCCTCCGGAGAGAGGCTCCTGTCCCCCGCAATCCTGGACCGGCTCCTGAAGATTGTGGCGTCCTCCCCCGCCGCGCCGGAACCGGATCCCCGCCTGTCCCAGCTCAGCGAACGCGAACTGGAAGTCCTGATCCGTGTGGGGCACGGGGACACGAATGAAGAGATCGCCGGAACGCTGTACATCAGTCCGGCCACGTCCCGGACGTATGTCAGCCGCATTCTGGGGAAACTCGGTGCCAGGGACCGGACGGAGCTCGCAGTCATCGCGTACCGGTCAGGACTGGTCCGCTGA